From Nitrospinota bacterium, a single genomic window includes:
- a CDS encoding lysylphosphatidylglycerol synthase transmembrane domain-containing protein yields MKKSFWFGILISAIFVFFIVYRLDFKELGTALKSASYIFLIPIFLLFVLNLLIRSLRWQYLIKPVKKIRVKSLFSATSIGFMANMVLPVRMGEFVRAFVLGYKERISKSASFATIVVERLLDGFTILSILILILTFVNFPEEMGFIGKHLKTAGYLSFVFYLFILGILILLRLNKSRVNRWFRTIFFFLPDRVLNRLLQILDSFESGLQILEGGRQFFPIIFLSALLWLTVVIVNYIVFVSFHLNLPLYAPFFLVVMQAIGVMIPSSPGFIGTFHAASVIGLAFFGVSKEVALSAAIVMHAAFFIPIVTLGFIFLWTEHISFRELQDIKEKRLTED; encoded by the coding sequence ATGAAGAAAAGTTTTTGGTTTGGAATATTAATAAGCGCCATCTTTGTTTTTTTTATTGTCTATAGACTTGATTTCAAAGAATTAGGCACTGCCTTAAAGTCTGCCAGTTATATATTTCTGATCCCTATTTTTTTGTTATTTGTATTAAACCTCCTCATAAGGTCGCTTCGATGGCAGTACCTTATAAAGCCAGTAAAAAAGATTCGAGTAAAAAGCCTTTTTTCTGCTACATCTATTGGTTTTATGGCGAATATGGTTCTTCCAGTAAGGATGGGGGAATTTGTAAGGGCCTTTGTTTTGGGCTATAAAGAGAGAATTAGTAAAAGTGCTTCCTTTGCGACGATTGTGGTTGAAAGGCTGTTGGATGGTTTTACCATTCTTTCAATATTAATCTTAATCCTTACCTTTGTCAATTTTCCTGAAGAAATGGGTTTTATAGGGAAGCATTTAAAAACTGCCGGGTACCTTTCATTTGTATTCTATCTATTTATTCTTGGCATCTTAATTTTGTTGAGGTTGAATAAATCAAGGGTGAACAGGTGGTTTAGAACCATTTTCTTTTTTCTGCCCGACCGCGTCCTCAATAGATTACTTCAAATTTTAGATTCCTTTGAGTCTGGCCTTCAGATACTAGAGGGAGGGAGACAGTTCTTTCCCATAATATTTCTTTCTGCACTCCTCTGGTTAACCGTTGTTATTGTCAATTATATTGTATTTGTTTCATTTCATTTAAACCTCCCCCTATACGCTCCATTTTTTTTAGTGGTTATGCAAGCCATTGGAGTGATGATACCTTCTTCTCCAGGTTTTATAGGAACTTTTCATGCAGCCAGCGTAATCGGTTTGGCCTTTTTTGGTGTCTCTAAAGAAGTGGCCTTGAGTGCTGCCATAGTCATGCACGCCGCTTTTTTCATACCTATAGTAACCTTAGGATTTATATTTTTATGGACAGAACATATCTCTTTTAGAGAACTTCAAGATATTAAAGAAAAAAGGCTAACTGAGGATTAA
- a CDS encoding bifunctional riboflavin kinase/FAD synthetase, which yields MKIITNYEKLKERIRKPVLAIGNFDGVHLGHQTILKSTVKEANKIKGIPIALTFQPHPLRVLTPEKCPPLITSFQKKAELIKNCGIEILISVNFTKQFSKMRARSFAKDVICKEIGTKEVFVGKNFTFGRGKEGDSKTLLELGKEFGFKVNIVRSFRIGQKIVSSSNIRKLVTKGKVEDGKVFLGRYHSIRGKVIYGAKRGMKLGFPTANIQLSGFLIPSVGVYAAKIKLYNKIYNGVSYIGFNPTFHRDTLLIEAHLFDFHEIIYGESIEISFIARIRGEEFFETKKELVNQISKDIEVAKNILGRET from the coding sequence ATGAAAATAATAACAAATTATGAAAAGCTTAAAGAGAGGATCAGAAAACCTGTTCTTGCTATTGGAAACTTTGATGGGGTACATCTTGGACATCAGACTATCCTTAAAAGTACAGTAAAAGAAGCAAATAAGATAAAAGGAATTCCTATAGCATTAACCTTTCAACCCCATCCCTTAAGGGTTTTAACCCCTGAAAAATGTCCGCCTCTTATTACATCCTTTCAAAAAAAAGCAGAATTAATAAAGAATTGTGGTATAGAGATATTAATTAGCGTTAATTTTACCAAACAATTTTCAAAGATGAGGGCAAGATCTTTTGCAAAGGATGTTATCTGCAAAGAGATAGGGACTAAAGAAGTTTTTGTAGGAAAAAATTTTACCTTTGGTCGAGGAAAGGAGGGCGATTCCAAAACCCTATTAGAATTAGGAAAAGAGTTTGGATTCAAGGTCAACATCGTAAGATCATTCAGAATAGGTCAAAAAATTGTGAGCAGTTCCAATATAAGAAAACTTGTTACAAAAGGGAAGGTAGAAGACGGGAAAGTCTTCTTAGGAAGGTACCATTCTATAAGGGGTAAGGTAATCTATGGTGCTAAAAGAGGAATGAAATTGGGCTTTCCAACAGCTAATATTCAGTTATCAGGTTTTTTGATTCCTTCTGTTGGTGTATATGCTGCAAAGATAAAGTTGTATAATAAAATATATAATGGGGTGAGCTATATTGGTTTTAACCCCACTTTTCATAGGGATACCCTTCTTATTGAGGCACATCTATTCGATTTTCACGAAATAATTTATGGAGAATCGATTGAGATTAGCTTTATAGCAAGAATCAGAGGAGAAGAATTTTTTGAAACAAAGAAAGAATTAGTGAATCAAATATCAAAAGATATAGAAGTAGCTAAAAACATTCTCGGGAGAGAGACTTAG
- a CDS encoding TetR/AcrR family transcriptional regulator — protein MKHFKKKSDIQISKRREIFQAAEKIFAEKGFQNTTVDEIAKIANIGKGTVYIYFKNKLELFLSLIEERVENIFSITSKVLTEKRDFLKRLENLVNAQFAFYQENEDFFKIFSSERSRFFAEVKIELKKEIIKKYQSHIDLIAKFIQEGVDKNILKNLDSKMVSVSLAGLIHAFMLQWIMIGETYNLVDNTSFVVNLFLEGVKK, from the coding sequence ATGAAACATTTTAAGAAGAAATCAGACATACAGATTTCAAAAAGAAGAGAGATTTTCCAGGCTGCTGAAAAGATTTTTGCAGAAAAAGGCTTTCAAAATACTACAGTAGACGAAATTGCAAAGATTGCCAATATTGGGAAAGGGACTGTCTATATTTATTTCAAAAACAAACTGGAACTATTCCTTTCTCTAATAGAGGAAAGGGTAGAAAATATTTTTTCTATTACCTCAAAAGTTCTAACAGAAAAAAGAGATTTTTTAAAAAGATTGGAAAATCTTGTTAATGCCCAGTTTGCTTTTTATCAAGAAAATGAAGATTTTTTTAAGATATTCTCTTCTGAAAGGAGTCGGTTTTTTGCTGAGGTAAAGATCGAATTAAAAAAAGAGATAATAAAAAAGTACCAATCGCATATTGACCTGATTGCCAAGTTTATCCAAGAAGGAGTAGATAAAAATATTTTAAAGAATCTGGATTCTAAAATGGTATCTGTTTCTCTCGCAGGATTAATTCATGCCTTTATGCTGCAATGGATAATGATTGGCGAGACATATAATCTAGTTGATAATACATCATTTGTAGTAAACCTTTTTTTAGAGGGTGTAAAAAAATAA
- a CDS encoding TolC family protein, protein MRKIYLITKIFQKFLSISLLFILLSPKITWAQEMNTDKKTKFTPLGTEKKLSLSIKDAIVKALENNIDIAIERFNPKIQETDITKEKSAFDPVFSMSIDKADEITPSTARTIRFGGPPTVDAETNTFKGNITQKFVTGTETSLEVNNFRNADTFNNFASEYETDISLKLAQPLLRNFWVDVNKTDIYIAQNNKAISDDTFREQVIKIISDVQKTYWELVFRIEDLQAKQKSLGLAKEFLERGKIQVEAGTLAPLEIVQGEARVAVREEDVIVAEDAIKDAEDRLKRILNLSSKFDEWDISVVPIDKPSFETIDISLSESVKEALQNRPDYARIKKNLENTKIQMRFAKNQLLPKLDFVAKGGYNALEGNLGNSVDELSSTNNPFWSLGVEIEIPIGNRQARSQYTRRRLEIQQAKMDINNLELQIFEEVRNAVRQIQTDTKRVHATKVARILAQKQLEVEEKKLEVGMSTSFFVLDFQEKLSVALSNEAQAITDYNKSVAELYRILGTTLEKNNIVLEKSKI, encoded by the coding sequence ATGAGAAAAATATACTTAATCACCAAAATCTTTCAAAAATTTCTATCCATATCTCTATTATTTATTCTTTTGTCTCCTAAAATCACCTGGGCTCAAGAGATGAATACCGACAAAAAAACAAAATTTACTCCTTTAGGAACAGAAAAGAAACTCTCTTTATCTATAAAAGACGCTATTGTTAAGGCACTAGAAAATAATATAGACATTGCCATAGAGAGATTTAACCCAAAGATTCAGGAAACAGACATCACTAAAGAAAAATCAGCATTTGATCCTGTCTTTTCAATGAGTATTGACAAGGCTGATGAGATTACCCCTTCTACTGCTCGAACAATCCGGTTTGGAGGACCTCCTACTGTTGATGCTGAAACAAATACCTTCAAAGGCAATATTACTCAGAAATTTGTCACTGGAACTGAAACAAGCTTAGAAGTTAATAACTTTAGAAATGCGGATACGTTTAATAATTTTGCGTCTGAATATGAAACCGATATTAGCCTAAAACTTGCCCAACCCCTACTGAGAAACTTCTGGGTAGATGTAAATAAAACGGACATCTACATAGCTCAGAACAATAAAGCTATTTCTGATGATACCTTTCGTGAGCAGGTCATAAAGATTATATCCGATGTTCAAAAGACATATTGGGAGTTGGTCTTCAGGATCGAAGACCTTCAGGCAAAACAGAAGTCTTTAGGATTAGCCAAAGAATTCTTAGAGAGAGGTAAAATCCAGGTCGAGGCTGGAACACTTGCGCCATTAGAGATCGTTCAGGGAGAGGCAAGGGTAGCTGTAAGAGAAGAGGATGTCATTGTTGCTGAGGATGCTATAAAAGATGCGGAAGACAGACTTAAAAGAATTTTAAATCTCTCTAGTAAATTTGATGAATGGGATATTTCTGTTGTTCCCATAGATAAACCTTCCTTTGAAACCATAGATATATCTTTATCCGAAAGCGTAAAAGAGGCACTTCAAAACAGGCCTGATTATGCGAGGATAAAAAAGAATTTAGAAAATACAAAAATACAGATGAGATTTGCTAAAAATCAGTTGCTTCCGAAATTAGACTTTGTAGCTAAAGGGGGCTATAATGCTCTAGAAGGAAACTTGGGAAACTCTGTTGATGAGCTATCTTCCACCAACAATCCCTTTTGGAGTTTAGGGGTAGAGATAGAAATACCTATAGGCAATAGGCAAGCGAGGAGTCAATATACCAGAAGACGATTAGAAATCCAGCAGGCCAAGATGGATATAAATAATCTTGAGCTACAAATCTTTGAAGAGGTAAGAAATGCTGTTCGACAGATACAAACAGATACAAAAAGGGTTCATGCAACAAAGGTTGCAAGAATCTTAGCCCAAAAACAGCTAGAAGTTGAAGAAAAAAAATTAGAAGTAGGGATGTCCACGTCTTTTTTTGTTTTGGATTTTCAGGAAAAACTGTCAGTTGCACTCAGTAACGAAGCTCAGGCCATAACAGACTATAACAAATCCGTAGCAGAGCTTTATAGAATACTCGGAACAACCTTGGAAAAGAATAATATCGTCTTAGAGAAATCAAAAATTTAA
- the ruvX gene encoding Holliday junction resolvase RuvX, giving the protein MKKLMGLDIGDKNIGIAVSDGLGITAQALTTLKRKNINVDIASLKVIIEKYDVGEIIIGFPKNMDGSIGHQAKKVIHFTEQLKKSLNIPIIFWDERLTTVMATKVMIEGDLSRKKRKKRIDKIAAQLILQNYLDRKKFFSKSEENEK; this is encoded by the coding sequence ATGAAAAAGTTAATGGGATTAGATATCGGAGATAAGAATATAGGTATTGCTGTAAGTGACGGGCTTGGGATAACAGCACAAGCTCTTACCACTCTCAAAAGAAAGAACATCAATGTTGATATTGCGTCTTTAAAAGTAATTATTGAGAAATATGATGTTGGAGAAATTATTATAGGCTTCCCTAAAAATATGGATGGAAGTATAGGGCATCAGGCAAAAAAAGTAATTCATTTTACGGAACAATTAAAGAAAAGCCTCAATATTCCAATAATTTTTTGGGATGAGAGGCTTACAACCGTTATGGCAACTAAGGTCATGATTGAAGGAGACCTCAGCAGAAAAAAGAGAAAAAAAAGGATTGATAAAATAGCTGCACAATTAATTCTTCAAAACTATTTAGATCGAAAAAAGTTCTTTTCTAAATCAGAGGAAAATGAAAAATAA